One part of the Coffea eugenioides isolate CCC68of chromosome 10, Ceug_1.0, whole genome shotgun sequence genome encodes these proteins:
- the LOC113749745 gene encoding uncharacterized protein LOC113749745 isoform X1: MEKLSAGLSHLFMTVFLYCFSGFMVIPAITDVTMSAVCPGKDECSLAIYLTGFQQAIIGLGSLVMMPLVGNLSDRYGRKVMLTVPMTLSIFPLAVLAYSRTKGFFYAYCVLRTLISMVTEGSVQCLALAYVADNVPESKRVSIFGILSGIASCAFVCGNLSTRFLSTSAVFQVAAGGTVISLVYMRMFLPESMSRSSIVSEQATETDSLLEKSPKKTLKLFKTLPSLKDTISMLRTSKTFSQAAVISFFSTVAEVGAHSSLLYYLKAQFHFDKDQFADLMIINGIAGTVSQLIFMPILAAAVGEAKLLSVGLFFSCLNMLLYSIAWASWVPYAAAVLSLVAIFAMPCLRSIASKEIGPCEQGKAQGCLTGICSFAQVVCPLAFSPLTALFLSESAPFHFPGFSILCAAFAAMIAFAQSIAVRTAQPGCIVEDFNSVEP, from the exons ATGGAAAAGCTTTCTGCAGGGCTGAGCCACCTCTTCATGACGGTCTTCCTTTACTGCTTCTCGGGATTCATGGTGATTCCGGCTATTACCGACGTAACCATGTCTGCTGTTTGTCCTGGAAAAGATGAATGCTCCTTGGCCATCTATCTAACTGGATTCCAACAAGCG ATAATCGGACTGGGATCGCTAGTGATGATGCCTCTGGTGGGGAATCTATCCGACAGATATGGGAGGAAAGTCATGCTGACGGTCCCCATGACTCTCTCCATTTTTCCTCTTG CCGTATTGGCGTACAGCAGGACAAAAGGATTCTTCTATGCGTACTGTGTTCTGAGAACACTAATTTCCATGGTCACTGAAGGAAGTGTACAGTGCCTTGCTCTTGCCTACGTG GCGGATAATGTACCAGAGAGCAAACGAGTTTCGATATTTGGAATCTTGTCGGGGATTGCTTCTTGTGCCTTTGTCTGCGGGAACCTCTCTACTCGTTTCCTTTCCACTTCTGCAGTTTTCCAG GTTGCTGCAGGAGGAACGGTAATATCTTTGGTGTACATGAGAATGTTCCTTCCGGAGTCCATGTCGAGATCTTCTATTGTTTCAGAACAGGCAACGGAGACTGATTCTCTATTGGAAAAGTCTCCCAAAAAGACTTTGAAGCTCTTCAAGACGTTGCCTTCTTTGAAGGATACGATCAGCATGTTAAGGACTAG CAAAACATTTTCACAGGCGGCTGTTATTTCGTTCTTCAGCACTGTTGCAGAAGTTGGTGCTCATTCTTCTCTATTG TACTACTTGAAGGCCCAATTTCACTTTGacaaagatcaatttgctgatttGATGATTATTAATGGGATTGCGGGGACAGTGTCACAG CTAATTTTCATGCCCATATTAGCTGCTGCTGTTGGAGAAGCTAAGCTACTTTCAGTGGGGCTCTTTTTTAGCTGTCTGAAT ATGTTGCTTTACAGCATTGCGTGGGCATCCTGG GTTCCATATGCTGCAGCTGTACTCTCTCTGGTGGCTATTTTTGCCATGCCGTGT TTACGGAGCATTGCATCCAAAGAAATTGGGCCCTGTGAACAG GGGAAGGCTCAAGGGTGCCTTACGGGCATATGCTCTTTCGCCCAGGTTGTTTGTCCATTGGCTTTCAGTCCTTTGACAG CTTTGTTTCTTTCGGAAAGTGCGCCATTTCATTTTCCCGGATTCAGCATCTTGTGTGCTGCCTTTGCTGCG ATGATAGCCTTTGCACAGAGTATCGCAGTAAGGACTGCACAACCAGGTTGCATTGTTGAGGATTTCAACTCTGTGGAGCCTTAG
- the LOC113749745 gene encoding uncharacterized protein LOC113749745 isoform X2: MEKLSAGLSHLFMTVFLYCFSGFMVIPAITDVTMSAVCPGKDECSLAIYLTGFQQAIIGLGSLVMMPLVGNLSDRYGRKVMLTVPMTLSIFPLAVLAYSRTKGFFYAYCVLRTLISMVTEGSVQCLALAYVADNVPESKRVSIFGILSGIASCAFVCGNLSTRFLSTSAVFQVAAGGTVISLVYMRMFLPESMSRSSIVSEQATETDSLLEKSPKKTLKLFKTLPSLKDTISMLRTSKTFSQAAVISFFSTVAEVGAHSSLLYYLKAQFHFDKDQFADLMIINGIAGTVSQMLLYSIAWASWVPYAAAVLSLVAIFAMPCLRSIASKEIGPCEQGKAQGCLTGICSFAQVVCPLAFSPLTALFLSESAPFHFPGFSILCAAFAAMIAFAQSIAVRTAQPGCIVEDFNSVEP; this comes from the exons ATGGAAAAGCTTTCTGCAGGGCTGAGCCACCTCTTCATGACGGTCTTCCTTTACTGCTTCTCGGGATTCATGGTGATTCCGGCTATTACCGACGTAACCATGTCTGCTGTTTGTCCTGGAAAAGATGAATGCTCCTTGGCCATCTATCTAACTGGATTCCAACAAGCG ATAATCGGACTGGGATCGCTAGTGATGATGCCTCTGGTGGGGAATCTATCCGACAGATATGGGAGGAAAGTCATGCTGACGGTCCCCATGACTCTCTCCATTTTTCCTCTTG CCGTATTGGCGTACAGCAGGACAAAAGGATTCTTCTATGCGTACTGTGTTCTGAGAACACTAATTTCCATGGTCACTGAAGGAAGTGTACAGTGCCTTGCTCTTGCCTACGTG GCGGATAATGTACCAGAGAGCAAACGAGTTTCGATATTTGGAATCTTGTCGGGGATTGCTTCTTGTGCCTTTGTCTGCGGGAACCTCTCTACTCGTTTCCTTTCCACTTCTGCAGTTTTCCAG GTTGCTGCAGGAGGAACGGTAATATCTTTGGTGTACATGAGAATGTTCCTTCCGGAGTCCATGTCGAGATCTTCTATTGTTTCAGAACAGGCAACGGAGACTGATTCTCTATTGGAAAAGTCTCCCAAAAAGACTTTGAAGCTCTTCAAGACGTTGCCTTCTTTGAAGGATACGATCAGCATGTTAAGGACTAG CAAAACATTTTCACAGGCGGCTGTTATTTCGTTCTTCAGCACTGTTGCAGAAGTTGGTGCTCATTCTTCTCTATTG TACTACTTGAAGGCCCAATTTCACTTTGacaaagatcaatttgctgatttGATGATTATTAATGGGATTGCGGGGACAGTGTCACAG ATGTTGCTTTACAGCATTGCGTGGGCATCCTGG GTTCCATATGCTGCAGCTGTACTCTCTCTGGTGGCTATTTTTGCCATGCCGTGT TTACGGAGCATTGCATCCAAAGAAATTGGGCCCTGTGAACAG GGGAAGGCTCAAGGGTGCCTTACGGGCATATGCTCTTTCGCCCAGGTTGTTTGTCCATTGGCTTTCAGTCCTTTGACAG CTTTGTTTCTTTCGGAAAGTGCGCCATTTCATTTTCCCGGATTCAGCATCTTGTGTGCTGCCTTTGCTGCG ATGATAGCCTTTGCACAGAGTATCGCAGTAAGGACTGCACAACCAGGTTGCATTGTTGAGGATTTCAACTCTGTGGAGCCTTAG
- the LOC113748769 gene encoding thioredoxin-like protein CDSP32, chloroplastic, producing MATVANFLAKPPTDQLAAVTKTSPYFYRGSPHLPFSLKPRQYSFPGIHKRQDLFIVKAAASAAGVKKEKASDERVKKVHSIEEFDEALRSAKNRLVVVEYAASHSFESSKIYPFMVDLSRTCNDVDFLLVMGDESEKTRELCKREKIDNVPHFSFYKGMEKIHEEEAIGPDRLVGDVLYYGDNHSAVVQLHSREDVEKLIGEHKVDHKLIVLDVGLKHCGPCVKVYPTVLKLSRQMADTVVFARMNGDENDSCMRFLKDMDVVEVPTFLFIRDGEICGRYVGSGKGELIGELLRYQGVRVT from the coding sequence ATGGCCACGGTCGCAAATTTCTTAGCCAAGCCACCAACCGATCAACTTGCCGCCGTTACAAAGACAAGTCCCTACTTCTACCGCGGCTCTCCTCACCTTCCATTTTCCTTGAAACCCAGACAGTATTCTTTTCCAGGCATCCACAAACGTCAGGATCTATTCATTGTTAAGGCAGCAGCTTCAGCAGCTGGTGTTAAGAAGGAAAAGGCCAGTGATGAGAGAGTGAAAAAAGTCCACAGCATTGAGGAATTCGATGAAGCACTTCGCTCGGCCAAGAACAGGTTGGTCGTAGTAGAATATGCGGCTAGCCACAGTTTCGAGAGCAGTAAAATCTACCCTTTTATGGTGGACCTCAGCAGAACATGCAACGACGTGGATTTCCTACTGGTCATGGGCGATGAATCCGAGAAGACTAGGGAACTCTGCAAGCGGGAGAAGATAGACAACGTCCCGCATTTCAGCTTCTACAAAGGCATGGAGAAAATTCACGAAGAAGAAGCGATAGGCCCTGATCGGCTCGTCGGGGATGTTCTATACTATGGGGACAATCATTCGGCTGTGGTGCAGCTTCACAGCAGAGAGGACGTGGAGAAGTTGATTGGAGAGCACAAAGTCGATCACAAGCTGATTGTTCTGGACGTGGGGTTGAAGCACTGTGGGCCGTGCGTGAAGGTGTATCCGACGGTGCTCAAGTTGTCGAGGCAGATGGCTGATACTGTCGTATTCGCCAGAATGAACGGCGATGAGAATGATAGCTGTATGAGGTTCTTGAAGGACATGGACGTGGTTGAAGTGCCCACGTTTTTGTTCATAAGAGATGGAGAAATTTGTGGGAGATATGTGGGATCTGGCAAGGGAGAACTAATCGGTGAACTTCTTAGATACCAAGGAGTTCGAGTGACTTAG
- the LOC113750018 gene encoding uncharacterized protein At1g76070: protein MEKPAIAKSKIKFLMLLPKAAAAAAKLPSHPFSPGKVNANKLKSHQNKGFSGPITSVVLEEARNKSKNSTFDAKEPTSPKISCMGQIKHKKKISSKKKNAASMSLPKEVIYNPYSSFHAYSRNKPSAMEQKKKKSASGNIFNRGKPGRKSDASYERSKKLPDRAPSLSHMKRFASGRDSFASFDWTSVQVAPEEPDNRRCYSDEEKRDSSEEEQEDEVIIPFSAPILLGEVGAAVLPLEPRKEINLWKRRTMAQPKPLQLNTW, encoded by the coding sequence ATGGAGAAGCCTGCAATAGCCAAGTCCAAAATCAAGTTCTTGATGTTATTACCAAAAGCAGCAGCTGCAGCTGCTAAGTTACCGAGCCACCCCTTCAGTCCAGGGAAGGTAAATGCGAACAAGCTGAAATCCCACCAGAACAAAGGATTCTCCGGTCCAATTACATCAGTAGTATTGGAAGAAGCTAGAAACAAATCAAAGAATTCCACTTTTGATGCGAAAGAACCAACTTCACCAAAGATTTCATGCATGGGCCAAATCAAGCACAAGAAGAAGATTTCCTCCAAAAAGAAGAATGCTGCTAGTATGTCCCTGCCTAAAGAAGTAATTTACAATCCCTATTCATCCTTCCATGCTTACTCGAGAAACAAGCCATCAGCAATGGagcagaagaagaaaaagtcGGCTTCTGGGAATATCTTTAACAGGGGGAAACCGGGAAGAAAATCTGATGCTTCATATGAACGGTCTAAAAAACTTCCCGATAGAGCACCTAGTCTGAGCCATATGAAGAGGTTTGCAAGTGGCCGGGATTCTTTTGCTAGTTTTGACTGGACATCGGTACAGGTTGCTCCAGAGGAGCCGGATAACAGACGGTGTTATTCAGATGAAGAGAAAAGAGATAGCAgtgaagaagaacaagaagatGAAGTTATTATTCCTTTCTCTGCACCAATCCTCTTAGGTGAAGTTGGAGCAGCTGTCTTGCCTCTGGAgccaagaaaagaaattaatctGTGGAAAAGAAGAACCATGGCTCAACCTAAGCCCCTTCAACTAAATACCTGGTGA
- the LOC113749684 gene encoding uncharacterized protein LOC113749684, protein MAVGLPLDLRDFLLRARVLRLYRQALRTIRRAPVDSRAELRDIIRQELETNRNCNDKQKIRFLISDGLQRLKGLDETLDMQGRG, encoded by the exons ATGGCGGTGGGGTTGCCGCTGGATTTGCGGGACTTCCTTCTCCGAGCTCGTGTGCTGAGGCTTTATCGACAAGCTCTCAGGACCATTCGCAGAGCTCCCGTTGACTCTAGAG CTGAATTGAGGGATATCATTAGACAAGAGCTGGAAACCAACAGGAATTGCAATGACAAACAGAAAATTCGGTTTTTGATTAGCGATGGATTGCAAAGATTGAAAGGACTGGATGAGACGCTCGATATGCAAGGCCGTGGCTAA
- the LOC113748700 gene encoding uncharacterized protein LOC113748700: protein MSSKLHAYRALILTHLRSHQPNSHLRLLHHGPDTVEELLDRHVVKKENSLDDDENELLTRQRLTSTRREALSLYRDIIRASRFFMWPDSRGVLWRDVLRENARKEFEEARFEKDPEIITRLLIGGRDAVQAALDKLVEKQKQQIEKERNDSTGPR, encoded by the coding sequence atgtCAAGCAAGCTTCACGCTTATCGAGCGCTCATCCTAACCCATCTACGTTCTCACCAGCCCAACAGCCATCTCCGTTTATTGCACCATGGCCCAGACACGGTGGAGGAGCTATTGGACAGACACGTGGTGAAGAAAGAAAACAGCTTGGATGATGACGAAAACGAGCTCTTGACTCGCCAACGACTCACCAGCACCCGTCGCGAGGCGCTGAGTCTCTACCGAGACATCATCCGGGCCAGCCGTTTCTTCATGTGGCCGGACTCCCGGGGCGTTCTCTGGCGGGATGTTCTTAGAGAGAATGCCCGGAAAGAGTTCGAGGAGGCCCGTTTCGAAAAAGATCCGGAAATTATCACCCGGTTACTAATTGGTGGTCGTGATGCCGTCCAAGCCGCGCTTGATAAGCTTGTGGAGAAACAGAAGCAGCAGATTGAAAAAGAACGAAACGATTCTACTGGTCCCCGATGA
- the LOC113749514 gene encoding probable prolyl 4-hydroxylase 3: MAKGRFSRQQHPGKRTSTVALVLSMLLMLTIVLLMLLALGIFSLPLGSDDGPYPVYDRIKFKRVALDIGEGEGLGKRGEQWTEVLSWEPRAFIYHNFLSKEECEYLIDLARPHMVKSTVVDSKTGQSKDSRVRTSSGMFMRRGGDKVIRNIEKRIADYTFIPVDHGEGLQVLHYEVGQKYEPHYDYFLDKYNTKNGGQRIATLLMYLSDVEEGGETVFPASTGNFSTAPGWNEMSECAKRGLSVKPKMGAALLFWSMRPDATLDPSSLHGGCPVIRGNKWSSTKWMHVEEYKV; encoded by the exons ATGGCGAAAGGAAGATTTAGTCGGCAGCAGCATCCAGGGAAACGGACGTCGACGGTGGCGTTGGTTCTTTCGATGCTTCTAATGTTAACAATCGTGCTATTAATGCTTCTGGCTCTCGGcattttttctctccctctcggctccgACGATGGACCCTACCCTGTCTATGACCGCATCAAGTTCAAGCGCGTCGCTCTCGACAT CGGTGAGGGAGAAGGCTTGGGGAAAAGAGGCGAACAATGGACGGAGGTGCTCTCTTGGGAGCCTAGGGCTTTTATTTATCACAATTTCTTG TCTAAGGAAGAATGCGAGTATCTAATTGATCTTGCCAGACCTCACATGGTTAAATCAACAGTCGTGGATAGCAAAACTGGTCAGAGTAAAGATAGCAG GGTGCGTACAAGTTCTGGAATGTTTATGAGGAGGGGAGGGGATAAAGTCATCAGAAACATCGAGAAAAGGATAGCAGACTACACCTTCATTCCTGTAG ACCATGGAGAAGGCCTTCAAGTTCTTCACTATGAAGTTGGGCAAAAGTATGAACCTCACTATGATTACTTCCTTGACAAATACAACACAAAAAATGGCGGCCAACGTATAGCTACACTTTTGATGTATCT ATCAGATGTCGAAGAAGGTGGAGAGACAGTTTTTCCTGCTTCAACAGGGAATTTTAGCACCGCTCCAGGGTGGAATGAGATGTCAGAATGTGCAAAAAGGGGACTTTCTGTGAAACCGAAAATGGGTGCTGCTTTGCTTTTCTGGAGTATGAGACCAGATGCCACTTTGGATCCATCAAGTTTGCATG GTGGTTGCCCTGTGATTAGAGGTAACAAGTGGTCATCTACGAAGTGGATGCATGTTGAGGAATATAAAGTCTAG